The Acinonyx jubatus isolate Ajub_Pintada_27869175 chromosome D1, VMU_Ajub_asm_v1.0, whole genome shotgun sequence genome includes a window with the following:
- the SF3B2 gene encoding splicing factor 3B subunit 2 isoform X3, with protein sequence MAAEHPEPPKGELQLPPPPPPGHYGAWAAQELQAKLAEIGAPIQAGSREELVERLQTYTRQTGIVLNRPVLRGEDGDKAAPPPMSAQLSGIPMPPPPMGLPPLQPPPPPPPPPPGLGLGFPMAVGPRPPNLGPPPPLRVGEPVALSEEERLKLAQQQAALLMQQEERAKQGDHSLKEHELLEQQKRAAVLLEQERQQEIAKMGTPVPRPPQDMGQIGVRTPLGPRVAAPVGPTPTVLPMGAPVPRPRGPPPPPGDENREMDDPSVGPKIPQALEKILQLKESRQEEMNSQQEEEEMETDTRSSLGQSASETEEDTVSVSKKEKNRKRRNRKKKKKPQRVRGASSESSGDREKESTRSRGSDSPAADVEIEYVTEEPEIYEPNFIFFKRIFEAFKLTDDVKKEKEKEPEKLDKLENSAAPKKKGFEEEHKDSDDDSSDDEQEKKPEAPKLSKKKLRRMNRFTVAELKQLVARPDVVEMHDVTAQDPKLLVHLKATRNSVPVPRHWCFKRKYLQGKRGIEKPPFELPDFIKRTGIQEMREALQEKEEQKTMKSKMREKVRPKMGKIDIDYQKLHDAFFKWQTKPKLTIHGDLYYEGKEFETRLKEKKPGDLSDELRISLGMPVGPNAHKVPPPWLIAMQRYGPPPSYPNLKIPGLNSPIPESCSFGYHAGGWGKPPVDETGKPLYGDVFGTNAAEFQTKTEEEEIDRTPWGELEPSDEESSEEEEEEESDEDKPDETGFITPADSGLITPGGFSSVPAGMETPELIELRKKKIEEAMDGSETPQLFTVLPEKRTATVGGAMMGSTHIYDMSTVMSRKGPAPELQGVEVALAPEELELDPMAMTQKYEEHVREQQAQVEKEDFSDMVAEHAAKQKQKKRKAQPQDSRGGSKKYKEFKF encoded by the exons ATGGCGGCCGAGCATCCCGAGCCTCCCAAAGGAGAGTTGcagctgccgccgccgccacctccTGGGCATTATGGCGCTTGGGCTGCCCAGGAGCTTCAGGCCAAACTGGCAGAGATCGGAGCTCCGATCCAGG CAGGGAGTCGCGAGGAGCTGGTGGAGCGGCTGCAGACCTACACTCGCCAG ACTGGCATCGTGCTGAATCGGCCGGTTCTGAGAGGTGAAGATGGGGACAAAGCAGCTCCTCCTCCCATGTCTGCACAG CTCTCTGGGATTCCCATGCCGCCACCACCCATGGGACTCCCCCCTCTGCAACCTCCTCcgccacccccaccacctccaccaggCCTTGGCCTTGGCTTTCCTATGGCAGTTGGACCTCGCCCACCAAACTTGGGACCCCCGCCTCCTCTCCGGGTGGGTGAGCCCGTGGCTCTGTCAGAGGAGGAGCGGCTAAAGCTGGCGCAGCAGCAGGCGGCATTGCTGATGCAGCAAGAGGAGCGTGCCAAGCAG gGAGATCATTCACTGAAGGAACATGAGCTGTTGGAGCAGCAGAAGCGG GCAGCTGTGCTCCTGGAGCAAGAACGGCAGCAGGAGATTGCAAAGATGGGCACCCCAGTCCCTCGGCCCCCACAAGACATGGGTCAGATTGGTGTTCGCACTCCTCTGGGTCCTCGAG TTGCTGCTCCGGTGGGCCCCACTCCCACTGTTTTGCCCATGGGGGCCCCAGTTCCCCGGCCTCGTGGTCCCCCGCCACCCCCTGGAGATGAGAATAGAGAG ATGGATGACCCCTCTGTGGGACCCAAGATCCCCCAGGCTTTGGAAAAGATCCTGCAGCTGAAGGAGAGCCGCCAGGAAGAGATGAACTCTCAGCAGG aggaagaggaaatggaaacGGACACTCGCTCGTCCCTGGGCCAATCAGCGTCAGAGACTGAGGAGGACACAGTgtctgtatccaagaaagag AAAAATCGGAAACGTCGGAAccgaaagaagaagaaaaagccccAGCGGGTTCGGGGGGCGTCCTCTGAGAGCTCTGGGGACCGAGAGAAAGAATCAACCCGGTCCCGTGGCTCTGACTCCCCGGCAGCTGATGTTGAAATTGAGTACGTGACCGAAGAACCTGAGATTTATGAGCCCAACTTCATCTTCTTCAAGAGGATTTTTGAGGCTTTCAAG CTCACTGATGAtgtgaagaaggagaaagagaaggagccagagaaaCTTGACAAACTGGAGAACTCTGCAGCCCCTAAGAAGAAGGGCTTTGAGGAGGAGCACAAGGACAGTGACGACGATAGCAGTGATGATGAACAG GAGAAGAAGCCCGAGGCCCCCAAGTTGTCCAAGAAAAAGTTGCGCCGAATGAATCGCTTCACTGTGGCTGAACTCAAGCAG CTCGTGGCTCGGCCTGACGTTGTGGAGATGCATGATGTCACCGCACAGGACCCCAAGCTCTTGGTTCACCTCAAGGCCACCAGGAATTCTGTGCCTGTGCCACGCCACTGGTGTTTTAAGCGCAAGTACCTACAAGGCAAACGAGGCATTGAGAAGCCTCCCTTCGAGCTGCCAGACTTCATCAAACGCACAGGCATCCAGGAGATGCGGGAGGCCTTGCAGGAGAAG GAAGAACAGAAGACCATGAAGTCCAAAATGAGAGAGAAGGTTCGGCCCAAGATGGGGAAGATTGACATTGACTACCAGAAACTGCACGATGCTTTCTTCAAGTGGCAGACCAAGCCCAAACTGACCATCCACGGGGACCTATACTATGAG GGGAAGGAGTTTGAAACACGACTGAAGGAGAAGAAGCCAGGAGATCTGTCTGATGAGCTGAGGATTTCCTTGGGGATGCCAGTAGGACCA AATGCCCACAAGGTCCCTCCCCCGTGGCTGATTGCCATGCAGCGATATGGACCACCCCCGTCGTACCCCAACCTGAAAATTCCTGGGCTGAACTCCCCCATCCCCGAG AGCTGTTCCTTTGGGTACCACGCTGGTGGCTGGGGCAAACCCCCAGTAGATGAGACTGGGAAACCACTCTACGGTGATGTGTTCGGAACCAATGCTGCCGAATTTCAG ACCAAGACCGAGGAGGAAGAGATTGATAGGACCCCTTGGGGGGAGCTGGAGCCATCCGATGAGGAGTCTtcggaagaagaggaagaggaagaaagtgatGAAGATAAACCAGATGAGACAGGCTTTATTACCCCTGCAGACAG TGGCCTCATCACTCCCGGAGGGTTCTCGTCAGTGCCGGCTGGCATGGAGACCCCTGAGCTCATCGAGCTGAGGAAGAAGAAGATTGAGGAAGCGATGGACGG AAGTGAGACACCTCAGCTGTTCACTGTGTTACCAGAGAAGAGAACGGCCACTGTTGGGGGAGCCATGATGGGATCAACCCATATCTATGACATGTCCACA GTTATGAGCCGGAAGGGCCCAGCTCCTGAGCTGCAAGGTGTGGAAGTGGCCCTGGCACCTGAAGAGTTGGAGCTGGATCCCATGGCCATGACCCAGAAGTATGAGGAGCATGTGCGGGAGCAGCAGGCACAGGTGGAGAAGGAAGACTTCAGTGACATGGTGGCTGAGCATGCTGCCAAACAGAAG cAAAAGAAACGGAAAGCTCAGCCCCAGGACAGCCGCGGGGGCAGCAAGAAATATAAGGAGTTCAAATTTTAG
- the SF3B2 gene encoding splicing factor 3B subunit 2 isoform X4, with the protein MAAEHPEPPKGELQLPPPPPPGHYGAWAAQELQAKLAEIGAPIQGSREELVERLQTYTRQTGIVLNRPVLRGEDGDKAAPPPMSAQLSGIPMPPPPMGLPPLQPPPPPPPPPPGLGLGFPMAVGPRPPNLGPPPPLRVGEPVALSEEERLKLAQQQAALLMQQEERAKQGDHSLKEHELLEQQKRAAVLLEQERQQEIAKMGTPVPRPPQDMGQIGVRTPLGPRVAAPVGPTPTVLPMGAPVPRPRGPPPPPGDENREMDDPSVGPKIPQALEKILQLKESRQEEMNSQQEEEEMETDTRSSLGQSASETEEDTVSVSKKEKNRKRRNRKKKKKPQRVRGASSESSGDREKESTRSRGSDSPAADVEIEYVTEEPEIYEPNFIFFKRIFEAFKLTDDVKKEKEKEPEKLDKLENSAAPKKKGFEEEHKDSDDDSSDDEQEKKPEAPKLSKKKLRRMNRFTVAELKQLVARPDVVEMHDVTAQDPKLLVHLKATRNSVPVPRHWCFKRKYLQGKRGIEKPPFELPDFIKRTGIQEMREALQEKEEQKTMKSKMREKVRPKMGKIDIDYQKLHDAFFKWQTKPKLTIHGDLYYEGKEFETRLKEKKPGDLSDELRISLGMPVGPNAHKVPPPWLIAMQRYGPPPSYPNLKIPGLNSPIPESCSFGYHAGGWGKPPVDETGKPLYGDVFGTNAAEFQTKTEEEEIDRTPWGELEPSDEESSEEEEEEESDEDKPDETGFITPADSGLITPGGFSSVPAGMETPELIELRKKKIEEAMDGSETPQLFTVLPEKRTATVGGAMMGSTHIYDMSTVMSRKGPAPELQGVEVALAPEELELDPMAMTQKYEEHVREQQAQVEKEDFSDMVAEHAAKQKQKKRKAQPQDSRGGSKKYKEFKF; encoded by the exons ATGGCGGCCGAGCATCCCGAGCCTCCCAAAGGAGAGTTGcagctgccgccgccgccacctccTGGGCATTATGGCGCTTGGGCTGCCCAGGAGCTTCAGGCCAAACTGGCAGAGATCGGAGCTCCGATCCAGG GGAGTCGCGAGGAGCTGGTGGAGCGGCTGCAGACCTACACTCGCCAG ACTGGCATCGTGCTGAATCGGCCGGTTCTGAGAGGTGAAGATGGGGACAAAGCAGCTCCTCCTCCCATGTCTGCACAG CTCTCTGGGATTCCCATGCCGCCACCACCCATGGGACTCCCCCCTCTGCAACCTCCTCcgccacccccaccacctccaccaggCCTTGGCCTTGGCTTTCCTATGGCAGTTGGACCTCGCCCACCAAACTTGGGACCCCCGCCTCCTCTCCGGGTGGGTGAGCCCGTGGCTCTGTCAGAGGAGGAGCGGCTAAAGCTGGCGCAGCAGCAGGCGGCATTGCTGATGCAGCAAGAGGAGCGTGCCAAGCAG gGAGATCATTCACTGAAGGAACATGAGCTGTTGGAGCAGCAGAAGCGG GCAGCTGTGCTCCTGGAGCAAGAACGGCAGCAGGAGATTGCAAAGATGGGCACCCCAGTCCCTCGGCCCCCACAAGACATGGGTCAGATTGGTGTTCGCACTCCTCTGGGTCCTCGAG TTGCTGCTCCGGTGGGCCCCACTCCCACTGTTTTGCCCATGGGGGCCCCAGTTCCCCGGCCTCGTGGTCCCCCGCCACCCCCTGGAGATGAGAATAGAGAG ATGGATGACCCCTCTGTGGGACCCAAGATCCCCCAGGCTTTGGAAAAGATCCTGCAGCTGAAGGAGAGCCGCCAGGAAGAGATGAACTCTCAGCAGG aggaagaggaaatggaaacGGACACTCGCTCGTCCCTGGGCCAATCAGCGTCAGAGACTGAGGAGGACACAGTgtctgtatccaagaaagag AAAAATCGGAAACGTCGGAAccgaaagaagaagaaaaagccccAGCGGGTTCGGGGGGCGTCCTCTGAGAGCTCTGGGGACCGAGAGAAAGAATCAACCCGGTCCCGTGGCTCTGACTCCCCGGCAGCTGATGTTGAAATTGAGTACGTGACCGAAGAACCTGAGATTTATGAGCCCAACTTCATCTTCTTCAAGAGGATTTTTGAGGCTTTCAAG CTCACTGATGAtgtgaagaaggagaaagagaaggagccagagaaaCTTGACAAACTGGAGAACTCTGCAGCCCCTAAGAAGAAGGGCTTTGAGGAGGAGCACAAGGACAGTGACGACGATAGCAGTGATGATGAACAG GAGAAGAAGCCCGAGGCCCCCAAGTTGTCCAAGAAAAAGTTGCGCCGAATGAATCGCTTCACTGTGGCTGAACTCAAGCAG CTCGTGGCTCGGCCTGACGTTGTGGAGATGCATGATGTCACCGCACAGGACCCCAAGCTCTTGGTTCACCTCAAGGCCACCAGGAATTCTGTGCCTGTGCCACGCCACTGGTGTTTTAAGCGCAAGTACCTACAAGGCAAACGAGGCATTGAGAAGCCTCCCTTCGAGCTGCCAGACTTCATCAAACGCACAGGCATCCAGGAGATGCGGGAGGCCTTGCAGGAGAAG GAAGAACAGAAGACCATGAAGTCCAAAATGAGAGAGAAGGTTCGGCCCAAGATGGGGAAGATTGACATTGACTACCAGAAACTGCACGATGCTTTCTTCAAGTGGCAGACCAAGCCCAAACTGACCATCCACGGGGACCTATACTATGAG GGGAAGGAGTTTGAAACACGACTGAAGGAGAAGAAGCCAGGAGATCTGTCTGATGAGCTGAGGATTTCCTTGGGGATGCCAGTAGGACCA AATGCCCACAAGGTCCCTCCCCCGTGGCTGATTGCCATGCAGCGATATGGACCACCCCCGTCGTACCCCAACCTGAAAATTCCTGGGCTGAACTCCCCCATCCCCGAG AGCTGTTCCTTTGGGTACCACGCTGGTGGCTGGGGCAAACCCCCAGTAGATGAGACTGGGAAACCACTCTACGGTGATGTGTTCGGAACCAATGCTGCCGAATTTCAG ACCAAGACCGAGGAGGAAGAGATTGATAGGACCCCTTGGGGGGAGCTGGAGCCATCCGATGAGGAGTCTtcggaagaagaggaagaggaagaaagtgatGAAGATAAACCAGATGAGACAGGCTTTATTACCCCTGCAGACAG TGGCCTCATCACTCCCGGAGGGTTCTCGTCAGTGCCGGCTGGCATGGAGACCCCTGAGCTCATCGAGCTGAGGAAGAAGAAGATTGAGGAAGCGATGGACGG AAGTGAGACACCTCAGCTGTTCACTGTGTTACCAGAGAAGAGAACGGCCACTGTTGGGGGAGCCATGATGGGATCAACCCATATCTATGACATGTCCACA GTTATGAGCCGGAAGGGCCCAGCTCCTGAGCTGCAAGGTGTGGAAGTGGCCCTGGCACCTGAAGAGTTGGAGCTGGATCCCATGGCCATGACCCAGAAGTATGAGGAGCATGTGCGGGAGCAGCAGGCACAGGTGGAGAAGGAAGACTTCAGTGACATGGTGGCTGAGCATGCTGCCAAACAGAAG cAAAAGAAACGGAAAGCTCAGCCCCAGGACAGCCGCGGGGGCAGCAAGAAATATAAGGAGTTCAAATTTTAG
- the SF3B2 gene encoding splicing factor 3B subunit 2 isoform X1: protein MAAEHPEPPKGELQLPPPPPPGHYGAWAAQELQAKLAEIGAPIQAGSREELVERLQTYTRQTGIVLNRPVLRGEDGDKAAPPPMSAQLSGIPMPPPPMGLPPLQPPPPPPPPPPGLGLGFPMAVGPRPPNLGPPPPLRVGEPVALSEEERLKLAQQQAALLMQQEERAKQQGDHSLKEHELLEQQKRAAVLLEQERQQEIAKMGTPVPRPPQDMGQIGVRTPLGPRVAAPVGPTPTVLPMGAPVPRPRGPPPPPGDENREMDDPSVGPKIPQALEKILQLKESRQEEMNSQQEEEEMETDTRSSLGQSASETEEDTVSVSKKEKNRKRRNRKKKKKPQRVRGASSESSGDREKESTRSRGSDSPAADVEIEYVTEEPEIYEPNFIFFKRIFEAFKLTDDVKKEKEKEPEKLDKLENSAAPKKKGFEEEHKDSDDDSSDDEQEKKPEAPKLSKKKLRRMNRFTVAELKQLVARPDVVEMHDVTAQDPKLLVHLKATRNSVPVPRHWCFKRKYLQGKRGIEKPPFELPDFIKRTGIQEMREALQEKEEQKTMKSKMREKVRPKMGKIDIDYQKLHDAFFKWQTKPKLTIHGDLYYEGKEFETRLKEKKPGDLSDELRISLGMPVGPNAHKVPPPWLIAMQRYGPPPSYPNLKIPGLNSPIPESCSFGYHAGGWGKPPVDETGKPLYGDVFGTNAAEFQTKTEEEEIDRTPWGELEPSDEESSEEEEEEESDEDKPDETGFITPADSGLITPGGFSSVPAGMETPELIELRKKKIEEAMDGSETPQLFTVLPEKRTATVGGAMMGSTHIYDMSTVMSRKGPAPELQGVEVALAPEELELDPMAMTQKYEEHVREQQAQVEKEDFSDMVAEHAAKQKQKKRKAQPQDSRGGSKKYKEFKF from the exons ATGGCGGCCGAGCATCCCGAGCCTCCCAAAGGAGAGTTGcagctgccgccgccgccacctccTGGGCATTATGGCGCTTGGGCTGCCCAGGAGCTTCAGGCCAAACTGGCAGAGATCGGAGCTCCGATCCAGG CAGGGAGTCGCGAGGAGCTGGTGGAGCGGCTGCAGACCTACACTCGCCAG ACTGGCATCGTGCTGAATCGGCCGGTTCTGAGAGGTGAAGATGGGGACAAAGCAGCTCCTCCTCCCATGTCTGCACAG CTCTCTGGGATTCCCATGCCGCCACCACCCATGGGACTCCCCCCTCTGCAACCTCCTCcgccacccccaccacctccaccaggCCTTGGCCTTGGCTTTCCTATGGCAGTTGGACCTCGCCCACCAAACTTGGGACCCCCGCCTCCTCTCCGGGTGGGTGAGCCCGTGGCTCTGTCAGAGGAGGAGCGGCTAAAGCTGGCGCAGCAGCAGGCGGCATTGCTGATGCAGCAAGAGGAGCGTGCCAAGCAG caggGAGATCATTCACTGAAGGAACATGAGCTGTTGGAGCAGCAGAAGCGG GCAGCTGTGCTCCTGGAGCAAGAACGGCAGCAGGAGATTGCAAAGATGGGCACCCCAGTCCCTCGGCCCCCACAAGACATGGGTCAGATTGGTGTTCGCACTCCTCTGGGTCCTCGAG TTGCTGCTCCGGTGGGCCCCACTCCCACTGTTTTGCCCATGGGGGCCCCAGTTCCCCGGCCTCGTGGTCCCCCGCCACCCCCTGGAGATGAGAATAGAGAG ATGGATGACCCCTCTGTGGGACCCAAGATCCCCCAGGCTTTGGAAAAGATCCTGCAGCTGAAGGAGAGCCGCCAGGAAGAGATGAACTCTCAGCAGG aggaagaggaaatggaaacGGACACTCGCTCGTCCCTGGGCCAATCAGCGTCAGAGACTGAGGAGGACACAGTgtctgtatccaagaaagag AAAAATCGGAAACGTCGGAAccgaaagaagaagaaaaagccccAGCGGGTTCGGGGGGCGTCCTCTGAGAGCTCTGGGGACCGAGAGAAAGAATCAACCCGGTCCCGTGGCTCTGACTCCCCGGCAGCTGATGTTGAAATTGAGTACGTGACCGAAGAACCTGAGATTTATGAGCCCAACTTCATCTTCTTCAAGAGGATTTTTGAGGCTTTCAAG CTCACTGATGAtgtgaagaaggagaaagagaaggagccagagaaaCTTGACAAACTGGAGAACTCTGCAGCCCCTAAGAAGAAGGGCTTTGAGGAGGAGCACAAGGACAGTGACGACGATAGCAGTGATGATGAACAG GAGAAGAAGCCCGAGGCCCCCAAGTTGTCCAAGAAAAAGTTGCGCCGAATGAATCGCTTCACTGTGGCTGAACTCAAGCAG CTCGTGGCTCGGCCTGACGTTGTGGAGATGCATGATGTCACCGCACAGGACCCCAAGCTCTTGGTTCACCTCAAGGCCACCAGGAATTCTGTGCCTGTGCCACGCCACTGGTGTTTTAAGCGCAAGTACCTACAAGGCAAACGAGGCATTGAGAAGCCTCCCTTCGAGCTGCCAGACTTCATCAAACGCACAGGCATCCAGGAGATGCGGGAGGCCTTGCAGGAGAAG GAAGAACAGAAGACCATGAAGTCCAAAATGAGAGAGAAGGTTCGGCCCAAGATGGGGAAGATTGACATTGACTACCAGAAACTGCACGATGCTTTCTTCAAGTGGCAGACCAAGCCCAAACTGACCATCCACGGGGACCTATACTATGAG GGGAAGGAGTTTGAAACACGACTGAAGGAGAAGAAGCCAGGAGATCTGTCTGATGAGCTGAGGATTTCCTTGGGGATGCCAGTAGGACCA AATGCCCACAAGGTCCCTCCCCCGTGGCTGATTGCCATGCAGCGATATGGACCACCCCCGTCGTACCCCAACCTGAAAATTCCTGGGCTGAACTCCCCCATCCCCGAG AGCTGTTCCTTTGGGTACCACGCTGGTGGCTGGGGCAAACCCCCAGTAGATGAGACTGGGAAACCACTCTACGGTGATGTGTTCGGAACCAATGCTGCCGAATTTCAG ACCAAGACCGAGGAGGAAGAGATTGATAGGACCCCTTGGGGGGAGCTGGAGCCATCCGATGAGGAGTCTtcggaagaagaggaagaggaagaaagtgatGAAGATAAACCAGATGAGACAGGCTTTATTACCCCTGCAGACAG TGGCCTCATCACTCCCGGAGGGTTCTCGTCAGTGCCGGCTGGCATGGAGACCCCTGAGCTCATCGAGCTGAGGAAGAAGAAGATTGAGGAAGCGATGGACGG AAGTGAGACACCTCAGCTGTTCACTGTGTTACCAGAGAAGAGAACGGCCACTGTTGGGGGAGCCATGATGGGATCAACCCATATCTATGACATGTCCACA GTTATGAGCCGGAAGGGCCCAGCTCCTGAGCTGCAAGGTGTGGAAGTGGCCCTGGCACCTGAAGAGTTGGAGCTGGATCCCATGGCCATGACCCAGAAGTATGAGGAGCATGTGCGGGAGCAGCAGGCACAGGTGGAGAAGGAAGACTTCAGTGACATGGTGGCTGAGCATGCTGCCAAACAGAAG cAAAAGAAACGGAAAGCTCAGCCCCAGGACAGCCGCGGGGGCAGCAAGAAATATAAGGAGTTCAAATTTTAG
- the SF3B2 gene encoding splicing factor 3B subunit 2 isoform X2, which produces MAAEHPEPPKGELQLPPPPPPGHYGAWAAQELQAKLAEIGAPIQGSREELVERLQTYTRQTGIVLNRPVLRGEDGDKAAPPPMSAQLSGIPMPPPPMGLPPLQPPPPPPPPPPGLGLGFPMAVGPRPPNLGPPPPLRVGEPVALSEEERLKLAQQQAALLMQQEERAKQQGDHSLKEHELLEQQKRAAVLLEQERQQEIAKMGTPVPRPPQDMGQIGVRTPLGPRVAAPVGPTPTVLPMGAPVPRPRGPPPPPGDENREMDDPSVGPKIPQALEKILQLKESRQEEMNSQQEEEEMETDTRSSLGQSASETEEDTVSVSKKEKNRKRRNRKKKKKPQRVRGASSESSGDREKESTRSRGSDSPAADVEIEYVTEEPEIYEPNFIFFKRIFEAFKLTDDVKKEKEKEPEKLDKLENSAAPKKKGFEEEHKDSDDDSSDDEQEKKPEAPKLSKKKLRRMNRFTVAELKQLVARPDVVEMHDVTAQDPKLLVHLKATRNSVPVPRHWCFKRKYLQGKRGIEKPPFELPDFIKRTGIQEMREALQEKEEQKTMKSKMREKVRPKMGKIDIDYQKLHDAFFKWQTKPKLTIHGDLYYEGKEFETRLKEKKPGDLSDELRISLGMPVGPNAHKVPPPWLIAMQRYGPPPSYPNLKIPGLNSPIPESCSFGYHAGGWGKPPVDETGKPLYGDVFGTNAAEFQTKTEEEEIDRTPWGELEPSDEESSEEEEEEESDEDKPDETGFITPADSGLITPGGFSSVPAGMETPELIELRKKKIEEAMDGSETPQLFTVLPEKRTATVGGAMMGSTHIYDMSTVMSRKGPAPELQGVEVALAPEELELDPMAMTQKYEEHVREQQAQVEKEDFSDMVAEHAAKQKQKKRKAQPQDSRGGSKKYKEFKF; this is translated from the exons ATGGCGGCCGAGCATCCCGAGCCTCCCAAAGGAGAGTTGcagctgccgccgccgccacctccTGGGCATTATGGCGCTTGGGCTGCCCAGGAGCTTCAGGCCAAACTGGCAGAGATCGGAGCTCCGATCCAGG GGAGTCGCGAGGAGCTGGTGGAGCGGCTGCAGACCTACACTCGCCAG ACTGGCATCGTGCTGAATCGGCCGGTTCTGAGAGGTGAAGATGGGGACAAAGCAGCTCCTCCTCCCATGTCTGCACAG CTCTCTGGGATTCCCATGCCGCCACCACCCATGGGACTCCCCCCTCTGCAACCTCCTCcgccacccccaccacctccaccaggCCTTGGCCTTGGCTTTCCTATGGCAGTTGGACCTCGCCCACCAAACTTGGGACCCCCGCCTCCTCTCCGGGTGGGTGAGCCCGTGGCTCTGTCAGAGGAGGAGCGGCTAAAGCTGGCGCAGCAGCAGGCGGCATTGCTGATGCAGCAAGAGGAGCGTGCCAAGCAG caggGAGATCATTCACTGAAGGAACATGAGCTGTTGGAGCAGCAGAAGCGG GCAGCTGTGCTCCTGGAGCAAGAACGGCAGCAGGAGATTGCAAAGATGGGCACCCCAGTCCCTCGGCCCCCACAAGACATGGGTCAGATTGGTGTTCGCACTCCTCTGGGTCCTCGAG TTGCTGCTCCGGTGGGCCCCACTCCCACTGTTTTGCCCATGGGGGCCCCAGTTCCCCGGCCTCGTGGTCCCCCGCCACCCCCTGGAGATGAGAATAGAGAG ATGGATGACCCCTCTGTGGGACCCAAGATCCCCCAGGCTTTGGAAAAGATCCTGCAGCTGAAGGAGAGCCGCCAGGAAGAGATGAACTCTCAGCAGG aggaagaggaaatggaaacGGACACTCGCTCGTCCCTGGGCCAATCAGCGTCAGAGACTGAGGAGGACACAGTgtctgtatccaagaaagag AAAAATCGGAAACGTCGGAAccgaaagaagaagaaaaagccccAGCGGGTTCGGGGGGCGTCCTCTGAGAGCTCTGGGGACCGAGAGAAAGAATCAACCCGGTCCCGTGGCTCTGACTCCCCGGCAGCTGATGTTGAAATTGAGTACGTGACCGAAGAACCTGAGATTTATGAGCCCAACTTCATCTTCTTCAAGAGGATTTTTGAGGCTTTCAAG CTCACTGATGAtgtgaagaaggagaaagagaaggagccagagaaaCTTGACAAACTGGAGAACTCTGCAGCCCCTAAGAAGAAGGGCTTTGAGGAGGAGCACAAGGACAGTGACGACGATAGCAGTGATGATGAACAG GAGAAGAAGCCCGAGGCCCCCAAGTTGTCCAAGAAAAAGTTGCGCCGAATGAATCGCTTCACTGTGGCTGAACTCAAGCAG CTCGTGGCTCGGCCTGACGTTGTGGAGATGCATGATGTCACCGCACAGGACCCCAAGCTCTTGGTTCACCTCAAGGCCACCAGGAATTCTGTGCCTGTGCCACGCCACTGGTGTTTTAAGCGCAAGTACCTACAAGGCAAACGAGGCATTGAGAAGCCTCCCTTCGAGCTGCCAGACTTCATCAAACGCACAGGCATCCAGGAGATGCGGGAGGCCTTGCAGGAGAAG GAAGAACAGAAGACCATGAAGTCCAAAATGAGAGAGAAGGTTCGGCCCAAGATGGGGAAGATTGACATTGACTACCAGAAACTGCACGATGCTTTCTTCAAGTGGCAGACCAAGCCCAAACTGACCATCCACGGGGACCTATACTATGAG GGGAAGGAGTTTGAAACACGACTGAAGGAGAAGAAGCCAGGAGATCTGTCTGATGAGCTGAGGATTTCCTTGGGGATGCCAGTAGGACCA AATGCCCACAAGGTCCCTCCCCCGTGGCTGATTGCCATGCAGCGATATGGACCACCCCCGTCGTACCCCAACCTGAAAATTCCTGGGCTGAACTCCCCCATCCCCGAG AGCTGTTCCTTTGGGTACCACGCTGGTGGCTGGGGCAAACCCCCAGTAGATGAGACTGGGAAACCACTCTACGGTGATGTGTTCGGAACCAATGCTGCCGAATTTCAG ACCAAGACCGAGGAGGAAGAGATTGATAGGACCCCTTGGGGGGAGCTGGAGCCATCCGATGAGGAGTCTtcggaagaagaggaagaggaagaaagtgatGAAGATAAACCAGATGAGACAGGCTTTATTACCCCTGCAGACAG TGGCCTCATCACTCCCGGAGGGTTCTCGTCAGTGCCGGCTGGCATGGAGACCCCTGAGCTCATCGAGCTGAGGAAGAAGAAGATTGAGGAAGCGATGGACGG AAGTGAGACACCTCAGCTGTTCACTGTGTTACCAGAGAAGAGAACGGCCACTGTTGGGGGAGCCATGATGGGATCAACCCATATCTATGACATGTCCACA GTTATGAGCCGGAAGGGCCCAGCTCCTGAGCTGCAAGGTGTGGAAGTGGCCCTGGCACCTGAAGAGTTGGAGCTGGATCCCATGGCCATGACCCAGAAGTATGAGGAGCATGTGCGGGAGCAGCAGGCACAGGTGGAGAAGGAAGACTTCAGTGACATGGTGGCTGAGCATGCTGCCAAACAGAAG cAAAAGAAACGGAAAGCTCAGCCCCAGGACAGCCGCGGGGGCAGCAAGAAATATAAGGAGTTCAAATTTTAG